Below is a genomic region from Trichoderma asperellum chromosome 2, complete sequence.
CCCGACTCTAGGCACGTTCGTCACGGCGCAAAACGACTGGGCTCCGATAAACCCAAACCTCTATCGAAGCAAACGAGGGAcgaagaaaaggaggaaaggCGCTGCGGCGGTAGAGGGACTGTTAGGCACCAGAACAAAAGATGAGACAAGAGAGGGGTACCTGTACTTGCTCTCAAAGTGgccgcttcttttctttgtcttctcgTGGCTTATCGGACTGAGCGTCGCGTATCTTTCCACAAGATGGTATATATGGTTCTACGAACACTTTTTTACATGGCGCGGTCGCCGTGAAATACTGCGCAAAAATATGCGCAGAACATCTAGCTATGAGGGCTGGGTTAAAGCAGCGAAGGAGCTGGATGAATTCTTGGGTCGAAAAAATTGGAGAGAGGTCGACGATTTCGCCTACTATGATTCAAAGACAGTAAAGCGAGTATGGGGACAGATACGCAAGACGAGAATCAAGGCAGAAGCACTTGAAGCAAGCGGCAATCGCCAAGAACTGAGAAAAGCTGTTGATGACTTGAGGGCGCTATTGGAGGCTTGCGTCAAGAATAACTTTGTTGGCGTGGAAAATCCAAGACTTTACAGCCAAACATACTATGGAACCAAGAACTTGGTGCAAAATttcgttgatgatggtgagcTCTGCATTACAACCCCCCCTTAGAACGGTCCTCGAATGAGATGCTGACTTGCTACTAGTCGAGAAGAGCCTCCGATTCTTGCTCCACACGGAGCAGCTCGAAGCCGATGAAAAACGAATACTGTTTAAGCATTTGCATGCCAACTACGGCCGAACAGCACTCTGCTTATCCGGAGGAGCTACTTTCGCCTACTATCATATTGGAGTTGTGAAGGCGATGCTCGACGCAGACCTGCTACCCGACGTCATCACCGGTACCAGCGGAGGTGCTCTTATAGCTGGCCTTGTTGCCACCCACACCAACGATGAGCTGAAGCAGCTTCTAGTGCCAGCTCTGGCGTACCGAATTACAGCCTGCGGCGAGCCATTTACGACTTGGTTCTCCAGATGGTGGAAGACTGGAGCCCGCTTTGACTCGGTTGACTGGGCCGAGCGATGCTCATGGTTTACAAGGGGTTCAATGACATTCAAGGAGGCATACGAGCGAACTGGTCGCATTCTCAACGTCAGCTGCGTGCCCGCCGACCCTCACTCTCCAACTATCCTCTGCAACTACTTGACCAGCCCCGACTGCGTCATTTGGTCTGCCGTACTAGCATCTGCAGCGGTCCCCGGCATTCTCAACCCTGTTGTCCtcatgatgaagatgcgTGATGGGACACTGGCGCCGTATTCATTCGGCCACAAGTGGAAGGACGGCAGCTTAAGAACAGACATCCCTATCAAAGCGCTGAATACGCACTTCAACGTCAACTTCACCGTTGTGAGCCAAGTCAACCCTCATAtcaacctcttcttcttttcttcaagagGCGCCGTTGGCCATCCCGTCACTCATCGCAAGGGGCGAGGCTGGCGTGGTGGATATCTCATGTCGGCGATTGAGCACTACCTCAAACTTGACATGAACAAGTGGCTCAAGTTTATCAGACAtgcagagctgctgccgcgcCCTCTGGGACAAGATTGGAGCCAGCTCTGGCTGCAGGAATTTGGCGGAACAATCACCATCTGGCCCAAATCTATTCCCTCGGACTACTGGCGCCTTTTAACAGACCCCGATGCAGAGCGACTGGCCCGAATGATACACGAGGGACAGCAGAGCACGTTTCCCAAGCTCAAGTTCATATCGAACCGACTCAAAATAGAGAGATTGATAGACCAGGGGAGGAGAGAAACCAGACCGTGGGTCAGGAGGGGAAGCATGCAGTCGATTTATAGCGATGATGACTTGAGAAGCATTTTGCTGGGAGAAATGGCGATGGTGTCTTCCGCGACGGCGACAGAGGACGATTCAGATCTGGATGGCGAATTCACCAACGATGTTGACGAAGTTACGCCGCTACAGCAAGACggcgaagagaaagatgatgCTAGCAATTGAGAATTTTAGAAGGCGGGCTTACGCATAACtgtataatagtagtatttaGCACACGAGTAGCGATCCGTGTCAGCGAAGAAGACAGATTTGTCCATAGAGTTTATTGATTTTAGACCCAGGCCAGTTGCAGCAAATCATTGCTTGTAGGACGCGCGTATCGAGAAACATGGTGGCGTAAAAGTGATCAGTGATCATCACATGTGAATACTACCAACTCAAAACTGCACCACCGTTAGTACTTACTGCTAGTAGGTGGTATCATGATAGAAGGGCGTGGAATTCGTTGCAACGTATGCTACATCCATGTGTTTCCACGGCGCTTCTACGAGATGCTATTTCCGGCGTCTCACAATAGCAATTGACATGCCTATTTGGACGACGGCCTGCCCCAGACAAACTTGGCTACCTCTTAGACTCCGGAGTACGTACTGGCAAGGTTGCGGCAGCTGTTCGGTACCTCACTAAGGCGCAGATTAGCCCAGATTAGCGTGATAAGGCGCCTGtcctgatttttttttctatatctgGCCTCATGAAATGTGGGGAAGCCGGATAATCCACTGCCCCGTTGCCGTTGGACCTTGCGCTTATACCATCATTCAAAGGACACTTTTGAGAAGGGCAGTCGCTCCAGTTGGCATCGTTGGCCATACTTTTCTTGTGTTTGCATTTTCCCGGAGCAGGCTGAGCTCCTCGAGGCCGTCAAAATGAGCAGCTCAGACTACTCGTACGACGAACAGGTACGTTTGCCTTGTGCCGGATTCTTTGCTCTGCCGAAGTCGTTTGGCCACCTCTCGCGATTCGCCTTGGCAGGGTGGGCTGGAGCTGTCGGGGCcgggatgatg
It encodes:
- a CDS encoding uncharacterized protein (EggNog:ENOG41~TransMembrane:2 (i168-192o495-515i)), with the translated sequence MAQPLPELAPYDDSYGFPRDAFDPSALPNIDTDYLDPEDLAAFERALQAPDPLQSPVDDTSSLKSPRSVSSVNLTKRDSVAGSVLEDDVAAVAAAAGAAGGDLPVPPTPTLGTFVTAQNDWAPINPNLYRSKRGTKKRRKGAAAVEGLLGTRTKDETREGYLYLLSKWPLLFFVFSWLIGLSVAYLSTRWYIWFYEHFFTWRGRREILRKNMRRTSSYEGWVKAAKELDEFLGRKNWREVDDFAYYDSKTVKRVWGQIRKTRIKAEALEASGNRQELRKAVDDLRALLEACVKNNFVGVENPRLYSQTYYGTKNLVQNFVDDVEKSLRFLLHTEQLEADEKRILFKHLHANYGRTALCLSGGATFAYYHIGVVKAMLDADLLPDVITGTSGGALIAGLVATHTNDELKQLLVPALAYRITACGEPFTTWFSRWWKTGARFDSVDWAERCSWFTRGSMTFKEAYERTGRILNVSCVPADPHSPTILCNYLTSPDCVIWSAVLASAAVPGILNPVVLMMKMRDGTLAPYSFGHKWKDGSLRTDIPIKALNTHFNVNFTVVSQVNPHINLFFFSSRGAVGHPVTHRKGRGWRGGYLMSAIEHYLKLDMNKWLKFIRHAELLPRPLGQDWSQLWLQEFGGTITIWPKSIPSDYWRLLTDPDAERLARMIHEGQQSTFPKLKFISNRLKIERLIDQGRRETRPWVRRGSMQSIYSDDDLRSILLGEMAMVSSATATEDDSDLDGEFTNDVDEVTPLQQDGEEKDDASN